The following coding sequences lie in one Anguilla anguilla isolate fAngAng1 chromosome 14, fAngAng1.pri, whole genome shotgun sequence genomic window:
- the rcl1 gene encoding RNA 3'-terminal phosphate cyclase-like protein — MANKGLVYEGCNFFRQRLVLSLLSGKKVAIQNIRSKDDNPGLRDFEASFIRLMDKITNGTRIEINQTGTVLSFQPGLLYGGSVEHECNPQRSVGYYLEALLMLAPFMKGPLRAVLKGVTNDQIDPSVDALKASSVPLMKKFGLDGEGLELKIVKRGMPPGGGGEVHFSCPVRRTIRPVQLTDPGKIKRIRGTAYSVRVSPQMANRIVDSARSILNKFIPDIYIYTDHMKGANAGKSPGFGLTLVAETTNGAFLCAELVSSPQGQGDPVLPEDLGRNCAKLLLGEIYRGGCVDSTNQSLSLLYMTLGQQDVSKALLGPLSPYTIEFLRHIRDFFQIMFKMETQKHAEDSQKGGDKVLMTCVGAGYTNISKTLK; from the exons ATGGCGAATAAGGGGTTGGTATACGAAGGGTGCAATTTTTTCAGACAGAGACTTGTTCTATCTTTATTAAGTGGGAAGAAGGTTGCAATCCAGAATATACGATCAAAAGATGACAATCCCGGACTCAGAG ATTTTGAAGCCAGCTTTATCCGGCTCATGGACAAAATAACCAATGGCACCAGAATTGAAATTAATCAAACTG GCACAGTCCTGTCCTTTCAGCCGGGTCTGCTGTACGGTGGCTCTGTGGAGCACGAGTGCAACCCTCAGCGCTCTGTGGGGTACTATCTGGAGGCCCTCCTAATGCTCGCCCCGTTCATGAAGGGTCCACTCCGAGCCGTCCTCAAAGGCGTCACCAATGACCAGATAGACCCATCG GTTGATGCATTAAAGGCAAGCTCTGTCCCTTTGATGAAAAAGTTTGGGCTTGACGGAGAAGGCCTCGAGCTAAAG ATAGTGAAGAGGGGGATGcctcctggaggaggaggtgaagtaCATTTCTCCTGTCCAGTGCGCAGAACCATCCGACCTGTCCAATTGACTGATCCAGGCAAAATCAAGCGCATCCGGGGAACAGC GTATTCTGTACGAGTTTCCCCCCAGATGGCAAACAGAATAGTGGACTCTGCTAGAAGCATTTTGAACAAATTCATTCCAGACATTTACATCTACACGGACCACATGAAGGGTGCCAACGCTGGGAA ATCCCCAGGCTTCGGCCTTACCCTGGTGGCAGAGACTACAAATGGTGCCTTCCTCTGCGCGGAGCTCGTATCGAGCCCCCAGGGGCAGGGTGACCCTGTGCTGCCGGAGGACCTGGGCAGGAACTGCGCTAAGCTGCTGCTGGGGGAAATTTACCGG GGTGGCTGTGTGgattcaaccaatcagagcctgtCACTACTCTACATGACGCTGGGACAGCAGGATGTGTCCAAAGCTCTGCTTGGTCCGCTCTCTCCATACAC GATAGAGTTTCTGCGGCACATCCGGGACTTTTTTCAGATCATGTTCAAGATGGAGACGCAGAAGCATGCAGAGGACAGCCAAAAGGGAGGGGATAAAGTCCTGATGACCTGCGTTGGAGCTGGCTACACCAACATCAGCAAAACTCTCAAATAA